Proteins from one Gallus gallus isolate bGalGal1 chromosome 15, bGalGal1.mat.broiler.GRCg7b, whole genome shotgun sequence genomic window:
- the CUX2 gene encoding homeobox protein cut-like 2 isoform X3 yields the protein MAADVGSMLRYRTRFDVRRLQVIALSKRSKEAETAFLSVCKHLIEAPDPAPVLLQRLEPENPPLKDLSCPWKKYPELLGTKEQREGPLPAAGLTAAETTLPDIDSKALLAETLLQRNEAEKQKGLQEAQLTLAMRLGEAEEKIKVLHSALKATQTELLELRCKYDEEAASKADEVAMIMTNLEKANQRAEAAQREVESLREQLAAVNSSLRLACCSPQGAAGQDKVNYSMCSGSRLEVALAAKDREILRLLKDIQHLQSSLQELEESSANQIAELEGQLAAKNEAIEKLEEKLQAQADYEEIKTELSILKAMKVASASCSLPQSMSKPEEALLLGKEAFYPPQKYLLEKPSLMASTEEDPSEDESGKDPLGMEQAFPSPQQLPHPPADEPASPTPLPAVPGPGLAPEGPRTFPLSPFPGGERLPGDAPLPKGPPLQGPPYKSEGAGGGLPFPTAFFGAKSSSVPPNTVPPTTSPPDEPAEGSGGSSADEEQLDTADIAFQVKEQLLKHNIGQRVFGHYVLGLSQGSVSEILARPKPWRKLTVKGKEPFIKMKQFLSDEQNVLALRTIQVRQRGSITPRIRTPETGSDDAIKNILEQAKKEIESQKGGEPKNPSTSQAVTNGAGGSSSEDAIKSILEQARREMQAQQQALLEMEAGSSGRPGGTPPTERSTLATVSQNIVPAYVKQEEGSGASPGPPQTPLAVLSPAAFVQSIIRKVKSEIGDAGSYFDQHWASERSLLSRPYTSVSPSLSSSSSSYSGMANGRGWPRGEPAESGANEDELPAAEDEPHRLAEMKVEGAGMEPTVGGRLSYYPAYVPRTLKPTVPPLTPEQYEMYMYREVDTLELTRQVKEKLAKNGICQRIFGEKVLGLSQGSVSDMLSRPKPWSKLTQKGREPFIRMQLWLTDQLGQGISQQPTPSQASPAEPQPSPSPPPSPTEHEKGSQEPLTLALESSKENQQPEGRVVAGKAHPNSQGPVGIQEIVAMSPELDTYSITKKVKEVLTDNNLGQRLFGESILGLTQGSVSDLLSRPKPWHKLSLKGREPFVRMQLWLNDPHNVEKLRDMKKLEKKAYLKRRYGLMSAGSDSESPGARSECASPGLQPQDLSLLQIKKPRVVLAPEEKEALKKAYQLEPYPSQQTIELLSFQLNLKTNTVINWFHNYRSRMRREMLVEGTQDNDTDPEQSGGAAGPRPRAPHSPDSDAEDRKPLFSGGEHPCTGEVKVKEEQGEVGSWSRRRDSCSPAGTAESTGPPQEERGGAPRAAAPSTGNLPRRGGRARASGGPPPPPPPLHPDPGGSQSSANSSRCSLEVSPSSPSAASSPGLAGSASPGPSSAGPVSPALPPAPCPRLSTSVQRRHEKMANLNNIIHRLERAANREEVLEWEF from the exons GTGATTGCACTTAGTAAGAGGAGCAAGGAGGCTGAGACGGCTTTCCTGAGCGTTTGCAAGCACTTGATCGAGGCTCCAG accctgctccagtgctgctcCAGCGCCTTGAGCCTGAAAATCCACCCCTGAAGGATCTCAGCTGCCCCTGGAAGAAGTACCCGGAGCTCCTCGGCACCAAAG agcagagagagggaccgctgccagcagctgggctcaCGGCGGCTGAGACCACACTCCCTGACATCGACAGCAAAGCGCTTTTGGCCGAAACcttgctgcagagaaatgaggcaGAGAAGCAAAA GGGGCTGCAAGAAGCCCAGCTCACCCTGGCCATGCGGCTGGGGGAAGCTGAGGAGAAGATCAAGGTGCTTCATTCAG CGCTGAAGGCGACgcagacagagctgctggagctaCGGTGTAAATACGATGAGGAGGCTGCCTCCAA GGCAGACGAAGTGGCCATGATCATGACCAACCTTGAAAAAGCCAACCAG CGTGCCGAGGCTGCGCAACGGGAGGTGGAGAGCTTGAGGGAGCAGCTGGCAGCTGTCAACAGCTCCCTGCGCCTGGCCTGCTGCTCCCctcagggtgctgctggg CAGGACAAAGTGAACTATTCCATGTGCTCAGGGTCAAGGCTGGAGGTCGCTCTGGCTGCCAAGGACCGGGAGATCCTACGGCTCCTGAAGGACATCCAGCACCTCCAGAGCTcgctgcaggagctggaggaatCCTCCGCCAACCAGATTGCTGAGCTAGAGGGACAGCTGGCCGCCAAGAATGAAGCCATTGAG AAGCTGGAGGAGAAGCTGCAGGCCCAAGCAGACTACGAGGAGATCAAGACAGAGCTGAG CATCCTGAAGGCCATGAAGGTGGCATCCgccagctgcagcctgccccAG AGCATGTCGAAGCCAGAGGaggccctgctgctggggaaggaggcaTTCTACCCACCACAGAAGTACCTGCTGGAGAAGCCCAGCCTGATGGCCAGCACTG AGGAGGATCCCTCTGAAGACGAGTCGGGAAAGGACCCactgggcatggaacaggcatTTCCgtccccccagcagctcccgcaCCCACCGGCTGATGAGCCAGCCTCTCCCACTCCTCTCCCAGCTGTACCTGGCCCCGGCCTGGCTCCCGAAGGCCCCCGGACATTCCCACTGTCCCCCTTCCCAGGGGGAGAGCGGCTCCCAGGGGATGCACCACTCCCCAAGGGCCCTCCACTACAGGGCCCCCCCTACAAGAGTGAGGGTGCTGGAGGGGGACTACCCTTCCCCACTGCTTTTTTTGGAGCCAAAAGCAGCTCCGTGCCCCCCAACACTGTTCCACCCACCACCAGCCCACCTGATGAGCCTGCTGAGGGCAGCGGGGGCAGCTCAGCTGATGAGGAGCAGCTGGATACAGCTGACATTGCCTTCCAGGTGAAGGAACAGCTGCTGAAGCACAACATTGGGCAGAGGGTCTTTGGGCACTATGTGCTGGGACTGTCGCAGGGCTCTGTCAGTGAGATCCTGGCCCGGCCCAAGCCCTGGCGCAAGCTGACGGTGAAGGGCAAGGAGCCGTTCATCAAGATGAAGCAGTTTCTCTCTGATGAGCAGAATGTACTGGCCCTGAGGACTATCCAGGTGCGCCAGAGAG GTAGCATCACACCGCGGATCAGAACGCCAGAAACTGGCTCCGACGACGCCATCAAAAACATCTTGGAGCAAGCAAAGAAGGAGATCGAGTCACAGAAGGGAG GAGAGCCCAAAAACCCATCAACATCTCAAGCAGTGACCAACGGGGCGggtggcagcagctcagaggatGCCATCAAAAGCATCCTGGAGCAGGCACGGCGGGAgatgcaggcacagcagcaggcactgctggagATGGAGGCAGGGAGCAGCGGGCGACCCGGAGGCACACCGCCCACTGAGCGTTCCACATTGGCCACCGTCAGCCAGAACATCGTCCCAGCCTATGTcaagcaggaggaaggcagcgGGGCCAGCCCTGGCCCCCCGCAGACACCCCTTGCTGTCCTCTCACCTGCTGCCTTCGTGCAGAGCATCATCCGCAAGGTGAAGTCAGAGATTGGCGATGCTGGCTCTTATTTTGACCAGCACTGGGCGTCAGAGCGCAGCCTGCTCAGCCGACCCTACACCTCTGTTTCGCCTTcgctctcctcctcttcctcgaGCTACTCTGGCATGGCCAATGGACGAGGCTGGCCAAGGGGTGAGCCTGCTGAGAGTGGAGCCAATGAGGATGAGCTGCCGGCAGCTGAGGATGAGCCACACCGATTGGCAGAGATGAAGGTGGAGGGTGCTGGCATGGAGCCAACGGTCGGTGGCCGGCTGTCCTACTACCCTGCCTATGTACCGCGCACCCTGAAGCCCACTGTGCCTCCGCTGACACCAGAGCAGTATGAGATGTACATGTACAGGGAGGTGGACACACTGGAGCTGACCCGGCAGGTCAAGGAGAAGTTGGCCAAGAACGGCATCTGCCAGAGGATCTTTGGAGAGAAG GTACTGGGCCTGTCCCAGGGCAGTGTGAGTGACATGCTGTCGCGGCCCAAGCCATGGAGTAAGCTGACACAGAAGGGACGGGAGCCCTTCATCCGCATGCAGCTCTGGCTGACGGACCAGCTGGGGCAAGGCATCAGCCAGCAGCCGACCCCCTCCCAGG ccagccctgctgagccACAGCCATCCCCCTCGccgccccccagccccactgagcaCGAGAAGGGCTCGCAGGAGCCCCTTACCCTTGCCCTGGAGAGCAGCAAGGAAAACCAGCAGCCCGAGGGCAGAGTGGTGGCAGGCAAGGCACACCCCAACAGCCAAGGCCCTGTGGGCATCCAGGAGATCGTCGCCATGTCTCCCGAGCTGGACACCTACTCCATCACCAAGAAGGTCAAGGAGGTGTTGACGGACAACAATTTAG GCCAGCGGCTGTTTGGGGAGAGCATCCTGGGCCTGACGCAGGGCTCGGTGTCCGATCTCCTCTCCAGGCCCAAGCCGTGGCACAAGCTGAGCCTGAAGGGGAGGGAGCCCTTTGTCCGCATGCAACTCTGGCTCAACGACCCCCACAACGTCGAAAAACTGCGTGACAtgaagaagctggagaagaaaG cctaCCTGAAGCGTCGGTATGGGCTGATGAGTGCCGGCTCAGACAGCGAGTCCCCTGGCGCCCGCTCCGAATGTGCCAGCCCCGGCCTGCAGCCCCAAGACCTCAGCCTCCTGCAGATCAAGAAGCCAAGGGTGGTGCTGGCTCCTGAGGAGAAGGAAGCCTTGAAGAAAGCCTACCAGCTAGAACCCTATCCCTCCCAGCAGACCATCGAGCTGCTCTCCTTCCAGCTCAACCTCAAGACCAACACCGTCATCAACTGGTTCCACAACTACAG GTCACGGATGCGCCGGGAGATGTTGGTGGAGGGCACACAAGACAACGACACAGACCCAGAGCAGAGTGGTGGGGCAGCCGGCCCAAGGCCTAGGGCCCCACACAGCCCTGACTCGGATGCCGAGGACCGAAAACCCCTTTTCAGTGGGGGTGAGCACCCTTGCACTGGCGAGGTGAAGGTGAAAGAGGAGCAGGGGGAGGTGGGCAGCTGGAGCCGCCGGCGGGACTCGTGCAGCCCGGCCGGGACAGCAGAAAGCACTGGGCCCCCCCAGGAGGAGCGAGGAGGAGCCCCCCGTGCCGCTGCCCCCAGCACCGGCAACCTCCCGCGGCGGGGAGGCCGAGCCAGGGCCTCTGGAGgtcctccaccaccaccaccaccgctGCATCCCGACCCTGGCGGCTCACAGTCATCGGCCAACTCATCCCGCTGTAGCCTGGAGGTGTCCCCCAGCTCGCCTTCCGCTGCCTCCTCGCCTGGCCTCGCTGGTTCAGCCTCACCAGGGCCATCCTCTGCCGGGCCGGTGTCACCGGCACTGCCACCAGCCCCATGTCCCCGGCTCAGCACCAGCGTCCAGCGACGTCACGAGAAGATGGCCAACCTCAACAACATCATCCACCGCCTGGAGCGGGCTGCCAACCGCGAGGAGGTCCTCGAGTGGGAGTTCTGA
- the CUX2 gene encoding homeobox protein cut-like 2 isoform X5: MEPPEVIALSKRSKEAETAFLSVCKHLIEAPDPAPVLLQRLEPENPPLKDLSCPWKKYPELLGTKEQREGPLPAAGLTAAETTLPDIDSKALLAETLLQRNEAEKQKGLQEAQLTLAMRLGEAEEKIKVLHSALKATQTELLELRCKYDEEAASKADEVAMIMTNLEKANQRAEAAQREVESLREQLAAVNSSLRLACCSPQGAAGQDKVNYSMCSGSRLEVALAAKDREILRLLKDIQHLQSSLQELEESSANQIAELEGQLAAKNEAIEKLEEKLQAQADYEEIKTELSILKAMKVASASCSLPQSMSKPEEALLLGKEAFYPPQKYLLEKPSLMASTEEDPSEDESGKDPLGMEQAFPSPQQLPHPPADEPASPTPLPAVPGPGLAPEGPRTFPLSPFPGGERLPGDAPLPKGPPLQGPPYKSEGAGGGLPFPTAFFGAKSSSVPPNTVPPTTSPPDEPAEGSGGSSADEEQLDTADIAFQVKEQLLKHNIGQRVFGHYVLGLSQGSVSEILARPKPWRKLTVKGKEPFIKMKQFLSDEQNVLALRTIQVRQRGSITPRIRTPETGSDDAIKNILEQAKKEIESQKGGEPKNPSTSQAVTNGAGGSSSEDAIKSILEQARREMQAQQQALLEMEAGSSGRPGGTPPTERSTLATVSQNIVPAYVKQEEGSGASPGPPQTPLAVLSPAAFVQSIIRKVKSEIGDAGSYFDQHWASERSLLSRPYTSVSPSLSSSSSSYSGMANGRGWPRGEPAESGANEDELPAAEDEPHRLAEMKVEGAGMEPTVGGRLSYYPAYVPRTLKPTVPPLTPEQYEMYMYREVDTLELTRQVKEKLAKNGICQRIFGEKVLGLSQGSVSDMLSRPKPWSKLTQKGREPFIRMQLWLTDQLGQGISQQPTPSQASPAEPQPSPSPPPSPTEHEKGSQEPLTLALESSKENQQPEGRVVAGKAHPNSQGPVGIQEIVAMSPELDTYSITKKVKEVLTDNNLGQRLFGESILGLTQGSVSDLLSRPKPWHKLSLKGREPFVRMQLWLNDPHNVEKLRDMKKLEKKAYLKRRYGLMSAGSDSESPGARSECASPGLQPQDLSLLQIKKPRVVLAPEEKEALKKAYQLEPYPSQQTIELLSFQLNLKTNTVINWFHNYRSRMRREMLVEGTQDNDTDPEQSGGAAGPRPRAPHSPDSDAEDRKPLFSGGEHPCTGEVKVKEEQGEVGSWSRRRDSCSPAGTAESTGPPQEERGGAPRAAAPSTGNLPRRGGRARASGGPPPPPPPLHPDPGGSQSSANSSRCSLEVSPSSPSAASSPGLAGSASPGPSSAGPVSPALPPAPCPRLSTSVQRRHEKMANLNNIIHRLERAANREEVLEWEF; the protein is encoded by the exons GTGATTGCACTTAGTAAGAGGAGCAAGGAGGCTGAGACGGCTTTCCTGAGCGTTTGCAAGCACTTGATCGAGGCTCCAG accctgctccagtgctgctcCAGCGCCTTGAGCCTGAAAATCCACCCCTGAAGGATCTCAGCTGCCCCTGGAAGAAGTACCCGGAGCTCCTCGGCACCAAAG agcagagagagggaccgctgccagcagctgggctcaCGGCGGCTGAGACCACACTCCCTGACATCGACAGCAAAGCGCTTTTGGCCGAAACcttgctgcagagaaatgaggcaGAGAAGCAAAA GGGGCTGCAAGAAGCCCAGCTCACCCTGGCCATGCGGCTGGGGGAAGCTGAGGAGAAGATCAAGGTGCTTCATTCAG CGCTGAAGGCGACgcagacagagctgctggagctaCGGTGTAAATACGATGAGGAGGCTGCCTCCAA GGCAGACGAAGTGGCCATGATCATGACCAACCTTGAAAAAGCCAACCAG CGTGCCGAGGCTGCGCAACGGGAGGTGGAGAGCTTGAGGGAGCAGCTGGCAGCTGTCAACAGCTCCCTGCGCCTGGCCTGCTGCTCCCctcagggtgctgctggg CAGGACAAAGTGAACTATTCCATGTGCTCAGGGTCAAGGCTGGAGGTCGCTCTGGCTGCCAAGGACCGGGAGATCCTACGGCTCCTGAAGGACATCCAGCACCTCCAGAGCTcgctgcaggagctggaggaatCCTCCGCCAACCAGATTGCTGAGCTAGAGGGACAGCTGGCCGCCAAGAATGAAGCCATTGAG AAGCTGGAGGAGAAGCTGCAGGCCCAAGCAGACTACGAGGAGATCAAGACAGAGCTGAG CATCCTGAAGGCCATGAAGGTGGCATCCgccagctgcagcctgccccAG AGCATGTCGAAGCCAGAGGaggccctgctgctggggaaggaggcaTTCTACCCACCACAGAAGTACCTGCTGGAGAAGCCCAGCCTGATGGCCAGCACTG AGGAGGATCCCTCTGAAGACGAGTCGGGAAAGGACCCactgggcatggaacaggcatTTCCgtccccccagcagctcccgcaCCCACCGGCTGATGAGCCAGCCTCTCCCACTCCTCTCCCAGCTGTACCTGGCCCCGGCCTGGCTCCCGAAGGCCCCCGGACATTCCCACTGTCCCCCTTCCCAGGGGGAGAGCGGCTCCCAGGGGATGCACCACTCCCCAAGGGCCCTCCACTACAGGGCCCCCCCTACAAGAGTGAGGGTGCTGGAGGGGGACTACCCTTCCCCACTGCTTTTTTTGGAGCCAAAAGCAGCTCCGTGCCCCCCAACACTGTTCCACCCACCACCAGCCCACCTGATGAGCCTGCTGAGGGCAGCGGGGGCAGCTCAGCTGATGAGGAGCAGCTGGATACAGCTGACATTGCCTTCCAGGTGAAGGAACAGCTGCTGAAGCACAACATTGGGCAGAGGGTCTTTGGGCACTATGTGCTGGGACTGTCGCAGGGCTCTGTCAGTGAGATCCTGGCCCGGCCCAAGCCCTGGCGCAAGCTGACGGTGAAGGGCAAGGAGCCGTTCATCAAGATGAAGCAGTTTCTCTCTGATGAGCAGAATGTACTGGCCCTGAGGACTATCCAGGTGCGCCAGAGAG GTAGCATCACACCGCGGATCAGAACGCCAGAAACTGGCTCCGACGACGCCATCAAAAACATCTTGGAGCAAGCAAAGAAGGAGATCGAGTCACAGAAGGGAG GAGAGCCCAAAAACCCATCAACATCTCAAGCAGTGACCAACGGGGCGggtggcagcagctcagaggatGCCATCAAAAGCATCCTGGAGCAGGCACGGCGGGAgatgcaggcacagcagcaggcactgctggagATGGAGGCAGGGAGCAGCGGGCGACCCGGAGGCACACCGCCCACTGAGCGTTCCACATTGGCCACCGTCAGCCAGAACATCGTCCCAGCCTATGTcaagcaggaggaaggcagcgGGGCCAGCCCTGGCCCCCCGCAGACACCCCTTGCTGTCCTCTCACCTGCTGCCTTCGTGCAGAGCATCATCCGCAAGGTGAAGTCAGAGATTGGCGATGCTGGCTCTTATTTTGACCAGCACTGGGCGTCAGAGCGCAGCCTGCTCAGCCGACCCTACACCTCTGTTTCGCCTTcgctctcctcctcttcctcgaGCTACTCTGGCATGGCCAATGGACGAGGCTGGCCAAGGGGTGAGCCTGCTGAGAGTGGAGCCAATGAGGATGAGCTGCCGGCAGCTGAGGATGAGCCACACCGATTGGCAGAGATGAAGGTGGAGGGTGCTGGCATGGAGCCAACGGTCGGTGGCCGGCTGTCCTACTACCCTGCCTATGTACCGCGCACCCTGAAGCCCACTGTGCCTCCGCTGACACCAGAGCAGTATGAGATGTACATGTACAGGGAGGTGGACACACTGGAGCTGACCCGGCAGGTCAAGGAGAAGTTGGCCAAGAACGGCATCTGCCAGAGGATCTTTGGAGAGAAG GTACTGGGCCTGTCCCAGGGCAGTGTGAGTGACATGCTGTCGCGGCCCAAGCCATGGAGTAAGCTGACACAGAAGGGACGGGAGCCCTTCATCCGCATGCAGCTCTGGCTGACGGACCAGCTGGGGCAAGGCATCAGCCAGCAGCCGACCCCCTCCCAGG ccagccctgctgagccACAGCCATCCCCCTCGccgccccccagccccactgagcaCGAGAAGGGCTCGCAGGAGCCCCTTACCCTTGCCCTGGAGAGCAGCAAGGAAAACCAGCAGCCCGAGGGCAGAGTGGTGGCAGGCAAGGCACACCCCAACAGCCAAGGCCCTGTGGGCATCCAGGAGATCGTCGCCATGTCTCCCGAGCTGGACACCTACTCCATCACCAAGAAGGTCAAGGAGGTGTTGACGGACAACAATTTAG GCCAGCGGCTGTTTGGGGAGAGCATCCTGGGCCTGACGCAGGGCTCGGTGTCCGATCTCCTCTCCAGGCCCAAGCCGTGGCACAAGCTGAGCCTGAAGGGGAGGGAGCCCTTTGTCCGCATGCAACTCTGGCTCAACGACCCCCACAACGTCGAAAAACTGCGTGACAtgaagaagctggagaagaaaG cctaCCTGAAGCGTCGGTATGGGCTGATGAGTGCCGGCTCAGACAGCGAGTCCCCTGGCGCCCGCTCCGAATGTGCCAGCCCCGGCCTGCAGCCCCAAGACCTCAGCCTCCTGCAGATCAAGAAGCCAAGGGTGGTGCTGGCTCCTGAGGAGAAGGAAGCCTTGAAGAAAGCCTACCAGCTAGAACCCTATCCCTCCCAGCAGACCATCGAGCTGCTCTCCTTCCAGCTCAACCTCAAGACCAACACCGTCATCAACTGGTTCCACAACTACAG GTCACGGATGCGCCGGGAGATGTTGGTGGAGGGCACACAAGACAACGACACAGACCCAGAGCAGAGTGGTGGGGCAGCCGGCCCAAGGCCTAGGGCCCCACACAGCCCTGACTCGGATGCCGAGGACCGAAAACCCCTTTTCAGTGGGGGTGAGCACCCTTGCACTGGCGAGGTGAAGGTGAAAGAGGAGCAGGGGGAGGTGGGCAGCTGGAGCCGCCGGCGGGACTCGTGCAGCCCGGCCGGGACAGCAGAAAGCACTGGGCCCCCCCAGGAGGAGCGAGGAGGAGCCCCCCGTGCCGCTGCCCCCAGCACCGGCAACCTCCCGCGGCGGGGAGGCCGAGCCAGGGCCTCTGGAGgtcctccaccaccaccaccaccgctGCATCCCGACCCTGGCGGCTCACAGTCATCGGCCAACTCATCCCGCTGTAGCCTGGAGGTGTCCCCCAGCTCGCCTTCCGCTGCCTCCTCGCCTGGCCTCGCTGGTTCAGCCTCACCAGGGCCATCCTCTGCCGGGCCGGTGTCACCGGCACTGCCACCAGCCCCATGTCCCCGGCTCAGCACCAGCGTCCAGCGACGTCACGAGAAGATGGCCAACCTCAACAACATCATCCACCGCCTGGAGCGGGCTGCCAACCGCGAGGAGGTCCTCGAGTGGGAGTTCTGA